GGTCTTCTCGAGTTGAACCGGATCGTCTTTCCCGGCCAGGCGATAGACGCTGGCATCGGCGACGTACTTCAGGAGGGCGGGATCGTCGTCGGTCGGGGCTTCTGCGAAGTAGCATTGAACGACCGGTTTGTCGGACTGGCGTCCGGTGACATCCAGCCAGGGAAAGTGAGCCATGGCGGCAGCCGGCCATGCGGCGGCGAGCAGAGCCGCGATCACCGTGCGAGTGAGAGTCTTCTTCATTAGGGAGAACTTTCTCAGTGAAGGAGGGAAAAACGGAGTCGCCTCAATGTGTATTATTGAGGAGCGAGCTTGAATTCATAGTAGTTATCTGTTTCTGAAGGCGTCACGTCCGCCTCCAGATCCGAGCTTTCGGGATCCTGATAGACCTTCGGGATCTCCACGAGAATTGGAGAATACGCCGCGGTTCGCTTTCCTTTGCGTTCGGCTTCAAAAGCTTCGAGTTCCATCGCGGCCGGAACAATCGCGATCCGGTTTCTGCCGACAGCCGGGCCGTTCTCTGCACCAATACTGAAGGTGCCGCGAGAGATGAAACCGCGGGCTTTCACGACGGGCTCCCGGTCTTCACTCATGAAAATGATATGAGCCGATTCGACCGGGCTGCCGTCAATCGAGATGTATCCTGAAACCGCGCCGCGTTCTGCTGTCGTCGACTCGATTCCGCAGCCCGGGAAGAGCGTGAGGAGTCCGATCAGCGTGAGGCGGGAAAGCCTCCGGCGTAACGCGATCGTCTGCATGATTCGTCCTTTCTTTGAAGGTGATCAAAAACAGATCCGGGAACTGTGGGAGTCCGGACGGGCCAGACTGAGCAGGGGGATGCAAAGCCGGGCCCGTCCGGAAGGTGCGTTCCGAGAATGGTCGCGATTAGAATTCGCCGATCACTTCGCCATCGGCGATCGCGGCGAGATTGTCGAGCGTTTCGGCGCTGATGCTGTCGCCGATGAACCGAACCGAGCCGTCGGCCAGAGTGAACTGAGCTCCGCCGTCGTGATCGCTTCGCCAGGTTCCGGCTCCGTTGGCATAGGTGTGGACGTTGAAGTCTCCGCCGGTGTCACCGAGTCCGACACCCGGATAACCCGGAGCCCAGCGATGGGCTCCGTGGCGAATTTCCCCCGCGCGAGCCGGACAGCTGAAGGCACTCCAGAGGTAATCCTTCAACTGATAGTTGAACTCGCCGATCATAATGCTGTTCGAGGTTCCGTCGGTCACATCGCGGAACCGGCGGCACTTCGGTGCCGCGTAGCCGGTGTAGCCTGAGAACATTCCATCTTCGGCGGAACTGGTCGTTCCGAGAGATCCGCCGTAACTGCCGGGAGCACCCGGTTCGTTGCAGCTCAGATCTGGAACAGCACGTGGCAGGGTCATGGTCGGGCAGAGATAGATGGCGATCTGATGATTGATCGCATCCAGATTCGACGGATCGGTGTAATACTCGTCGAAGTTGTACAGGTCCTGCAGGCCGGCCTGCTCGATGTTCGGGAGGATGGCGACGAACGGGCCGTAGAACTGAGGGTTCATCCCCATCGGAAAACAGCTGTAGACGTCGTGGTAGTTGTGCATCGCCAGGCCGATCTGCTTCAGGTTGTTCTTGCAGCTCGATCGACGGGCGGCTTCGCGGGCCTGCTGGACGGCGGGGAGCAGAAGGGCGACCAGAATCGCAATGATGGCGATCACCACCAGCAGCTCAATCAAAGTGAAAGCGCGACGCAGGGAGGGAGACGAAAGTCTCATAGCGTGTCCTTGAAAAAGTGGCGTTCAAAAACGGCGAGGCGACTCGACATCGAGTCAGGCCCCGGGCTCTTCCAGGGAAGAAGCCGAATTTGAGCTGGCTGCTTTCTCAAGTGGCTGGCTGATTGAGTCAATTCCGTGCGGCAGTTGTGTTGAAATTGAGACTCAGTCTCAATATAGTAGCGGCCGTCAAACGGCCTAGCAAGCGTCACGGCAGCAATTTTCCGCCAGCCAGTCGTTGTGAGTAATTCTCTCCCCCGACCCCTATGTCACTGGCAAAAAATCTATGGAAGACCAGACCCCACCTCCGAAGACGCAGACGGCTTCGTCTGCTCCTCCCACCTCGATTGTGATTCCCTTCGCGCAGCTCTCGCAGGGATCTCGAGAAGTGATCATTGAGCATGAAGGACAGGTGTATCGGTTGCGGCTGACCCGCAATGGAAAGCTGATCCTCAACAAGTAGTTCAGGATCCGGAAGCCGGATTACTCTGCAGAAGAATGGCCAGATCGACGGCCTGTACCAGGCTGTTCACCTCGGCAATGCCCTGCCAGGCGATGTCGAATGCGGTCCCGTGATCGACGGACGTCCGGACGATCGGGAGTCCGAGGGTGACATTCACAGCGTCGTCGAACGAAAGGGCTTTCAAGGGAATCAGCCCCTGGTCGTGATACATGCAGATGTAGGCGTCGGTCTGTTCGCGTTTTCGTGGAACGAACGCGGTATCGGGCGGGAGTGGTCCGGTGATCTCGAACCTGCGTTCGCGAGCCCAGTCGATCGCAGGTTGAATGATCCGTTCTTCTTCCTGCTGCCCGAACAGGCCATGTTCGCCGGCGTGCGGATTGAGACCGCAAACGGTTAGTCGTGGTGCCCGGCCTCGCATCCGCTGCATCGCATCGTGAGTCAGTTGAATCGTTTCGCAAATCCGTTCCGTTGTGAGTTCCTCGATGACATCGCGATAGCCGATGTGCGTCGTCACCAGACTGCAGGTGATTTCCGGACTGGTGAGCATCATCACGATCGGCTCGGCCTGCGTTTTCTCGGCGAGGATTTCGGTATGGCCGGGGTAATGGTATCCCGCCGCGTGCAGAGCCTCCTTGTGCAGTGGCCCCGTAACAACTGCAGACGTGAAGCCTTGCAGACAGGCATCGATCGCCCGATCCAGATAATGGAAAGCGGCCCGACCAGCCGCCGCTGAAACTTCTCCCGGAGGAATCTCCGCAGTCTCGGGAAGCGTCAGATCAATTACCGCAGGGCCGGAATCAAGCTGCTCCCCGTTCTGCAATTCTGCCCAGCTGAGAATCGGGGCACTCAGTTGAAACTGTGGCCCGCGCTCCCGTGTTAACCGATCACTGACACGTCTCAGCAGAGCGGGATCTCCGAACATCAGAGGCTGGCAGCGGAGAGCAACATCTTCACGATTCAGCAGTTGCAAACAGAGCTCCGGACCAATCCCCGCTGGATCTCCCATCGTGATCGCCAGGCGTGGAACAGGTTTGACGTCGATGTTCTGATCAGAAGGAGGCATTCAACGGGCCAGTCGAGCGAGTTGTGCGGGATTTCGTGTTGGTGCTCATTATAACGGTCGCGCAGTTCCCGGAGATGCTGGTTCAGGCTTTTCCCGATTTCTCGGCGGGACCGGGTCACCGGTTGTGCCAGCGATGAACGACTGGCCGATTCCTCATTATGTCGGCACAGGAAGACGACAGAATTCTGCTCGAATCGAATTCTCTCAGTATCTGCTGAGATGGTGCCAGGGACGTTGGCTCACGAAAGGGAGACCGCGAATGGAATGGCCCCTTTGCGGGAGCGCAAAGGCGATGCTCGTTCCATTGCAGACTTAACGCATCCAGACGGGCCATGAAACAACCTCATTATCTCGAGAACTGGCTACGCAGTGCCTGCCGGCAACTGGTTGAGCCCGGCGTCCAGCTGGAGTTCGTTGCGGACGTCGCTGAAACGGACGCGGCAAAGAGTCAGCCGCGTTTGACCGGAGAAGTCGCCTGGCAGCGGGAGTTCCGGCTGGGAGCTGCCCGTCAGGGGGCTTTGCGAATTCGAGTCGATCATTCGGTTGCTCTCCAGGAGAGCTTTCTAACGCTCTGTCATTTTGGCGAACATCTCGCTCATGTTGCCGAGGAGCAGTCCGAACGACATCCGGTCGAGTTGATGCGGCTCGACGCTGAGCACGGCAATTCGAGAGCTGCGGAACAGCCGGGACAGGAACTCATCGACCGGACGCTCTCCTCGATCGTGGAAATGAGCGGGTATCGAGGAGCCGCGTGCTTCCTGCTTGACGGCAGCGGGCGGCAGTTGAGTCTGAAGTCCTATCGGCATCAATCACTCGAGCCGATCCTACGTGCCGAGCGACTGCTTGAAGAATCTCCCTTTGATCTTCAGGCTTTCAGCACCGGAACCACGCCCTGTCGCCGCGACGACCCTGTGGCCCGGGAATGGCTGCCCGCCAATGTGGATACGGGGCTCTGTCTGCCGTTGAAAGTTCGCACCGGAGCTGTGGGGACGGTCTGGGTTTACGACAGACGCCGCCGTGGTCTTCACGATCGGGATTATCATCTGATTCAGTCTCTGGTTTCGCAGCTCGGCAAATCGCTGGAAGAACAACTGCTGCAAATTCAGTCGTCGACTCATCGTCGGCTCAAAGCAGAGTTGCGTCTCGCGGCGTCGACACAACCAACCGGTCACCTTCATTACGCGAATCCCGACGTCGGCCTCGAAGCCTACGGCTGCTGTCTGAGTCGATACGAACTCGGTGGTGATCTGTGTGAGATCTGTCCTCTCCCGGGCGACCGGCTTTTTGTAGCCGTGGGGGATGCTTCGGGAAACAGCCTCCCGGCTGCCATGGTCATGACAGCCGTCCGCGGGGCGCTGTACGCGCTGCTTCAGCGATTCCAGTCTCAGCCAGAGGTCGAGTTCGCACCGGCTCAATTTGTTGGGGAACTCAATGGAATGCTCGCCCGCCTGACCGAAGCCAACCAGTTCATGAGTTTCATCTGCGGAATCATCGATCCCGGTCAGCGGACATTCACCTACTGCAACGCCGGCCATCCACAGCCGATCCATCTGAGTGAGGGACGTCTGGAGTATCTCCACTCGAGTGGGCTCCTGATGGGCATCGATGGAGACGTGATCTACTCGCAGAATCAAGTGACGTTGAATTCCGACGACGTGCTCGTCATCTATTCCGATGGAGTCAGCGAAGCTCTGAACGAATCGAACCGGCTCTTTCGGCAGGACGGAATTGCGGAAGCGGCTCTGTCTTCAGAGTCTCAGTCGGCGCGGGGAATCTTCGAGGCAATCTGGTCCGGGATGCACACTCATCTCGATCGCGATCACAGCAGCGATGATGCGACGACCCTG
The sequence above is a segment of the Rubinisphaera margarita genome. Coding sequences within it:
- a CDS encoding DUF1559 domain-containing protein, whose translation is MRLSSPSLRRAFTLIELLVVIAIIAILVALLLPAVQQAREAARRSSCKNNLKQIGLAMHNYHDVYSCFPMGMNPQFYGPFVAILPNIEQAGLQDLYNFDEYYTDPSNLDAINHQIAIYLCPTMTLPRAVPDLSCNEPGAPGSYGGSLGTTSSAEDGMFSGYTGYAAPKCRRFRDVTDGTSNSIMIGEFNYQLKDYLWSAFSCPARAGEIRHGAHRWAPGYPGVGLGDTGGDFNVHTYANGAGTWRSDHDGGAQFTLADGSVRFIGDSISAETLDNLAAIADGEVIGEF
- the hemP gene encoding hemin uptake protein HemP, producing MEDQTPPPKTQTASSAPPTSIVIPFAQLSQGSREVIIEHEGQVYRLRLTRNGKLILNK
- the pdxA gene encoding 4-hydroxythreonine-4-phosphate dehydrogenase PdxA — translated: MPPSDQNIDVKPVPRLAITMGDPAGIGPELCLQLLNREDVALRCQPLMFGDPALLRRVSDRLTRERGPQFQLSAPILSWAELQNGEQLDSGPAVIDLTLPETAEIPPGEVSAAAGRAAFHYLDRAIDACLQGFTSAVVTGPLHKEALHAAGYHYPGHTEILAEKTQAEPIVMMLTSPEITCSLVTTHIGYRDVIEELTTERICETIQLTHDAMQRMRGRAPRLTVCGLNPHAGEHGLFGQQEEERIIQPAIDWARERRFEITGPLPPDTAFVPRKREQTDAYICMYHDQGLIPLKALSFDDAVNVTLGLPIVRTSVDHGTAFDIAWQGIAEVNSLVQAVDLAILLQSNPASGS
- a CDS encoding PP2C family protein-serine/threonine phosphatase, which produces MKQPHYLENWLRSACRQLVEPGVQLEFVADVAETDAAKSQPRLTGEVAWQREFRLGAARQGALRIRVDHSVALQESFLTLCHFGEHLAHVAEEQSERHPVELMRLDAEHGNSRAAEQPGQELIDRTLSSIVEMSGYRGAACFLLDGSGRQLSLKSYRHQSLEPILRAERLLEESPFDLQAFSTGTTPCRRDDPVAREWLPANVDTGLCLPLKVRTGAVGTVWVYDRRRRGLHDRDYHLIQSLVSQLGKSLEEQLLQIQSSTHRRLKAELRLAASTQPTGHLHYANPDVGLEAYGCCLSRYELGGDLCEICPLPGDRLFVAVGDASGNSLPAAMVMTAVRGALYALLQRFQSQPEVEFAPAQFVGELNGMLARLTEANQFMSFICGIIDPGQRTFTYCNAGHPQPIHLSEGRLEYLHSSGLLMGIDGDVIYSQNQVTLNSDDVLVIYSDGVSEALNESNRLFRQDGIAEAALSSESQSARGIFEAIWSGMHTHLDRDHSSDDATTLVIKL